One Mycobacterium marseillense DNA window includes the following coding sequences:
- a CDS encoding MMPL family transporter: MLQKIARVAIAAPRRIIAIGVLVFIAAAVFGIPVAKSLSPGGFQDPDSESARAIDVLTDKFGQSGQQMLILVTAPGGTNSEQARAVGTDLVGQLQRSPLVYNASSPWTGTAPRDLVSRDGKSGLIVVNLKGGENFVQNNAQTLADQFVHDRDGVTVRAGGAAMQYAQINKQNQDDLLVMEMIALPLSFLVLIWVFGGLLAAALPMALGALAVVGSMSVLRLVTFTTEVSIFALNLSTALGLALAIDYTLLIVSRYRDELADGHDRDEALIRTMATSGRTVLFSAVTVALSMSATVAFPMYFLKSFAYAGVATVAFVATASIVITPAAIVLLGDRLDAFNVRRLLRRTLRRPEPARKPVEQQFWYRSSKFVMRRWAPIGLAVVGLLLLLGLPFFSVKWGFPDDRVLPRSASAHQVGDRLRSDFADDSATSVPVVIPDASGLNPGDFDTYAADLSRVPDVAAVSAPGGTFTAGNRVGPPSGATGLAQGSAFLTVSSTAPLFSAANDAQLARLHGVPGPAGRAVEMGGVAQVNRDSVDAVTERLPLVLGLMAAITFVLLFLLTGSVLLPVKALACNFLSLTAAFGALVWIFQDGHLGALGTTPSGTLVANMPVLLFCIAFGLSMDYEVFLLSRIREYWLASGAARPATPSPKQAHAANDESVALGVARTGRVITAAALVMSMSFAALIAAHVSFMRMFGLGLVLAVFADATLVRMVVVPAFMHVMGRWNWWAPKPLAWLHDRFGISEGAEPARREPIPGPVPGAALAEPVPNIG, from the coding sequence ATGCTGCAGAAAATCGCCCGAGTCGCGATCGCGGCGCCGCGCCGGATCATCGCGATAGGCGTGCTGGTTTTCATCGCCGCCGCCGTCTTCGGCATTCCCGTCGCCAAAAGCTTGTCTCCCGGCGGCTTCCAGGATCCGGACTCGGAGTCCGCCCGCGCCATCGACGTGTTGACCGACAAGTTCGGTCAGAGCGGTCAGCAGATGCTGATCCTGGTGACGGCCCCCGGCGGTACCAACAGCGAACAAGCCCGCGCGGTGGGCACCGACCTCGTTGGCCAACTGCAACGGTCCCCGCTGGTCTACAACGCGTCCTCGCCGTGGACCGGAACGGCGCCGCGCGACCTGGTGAGCCGCGACGGCAAGTCGGGACTCATCGTGGTCAACCTCAAGGGCGGCGAAAACTTCGTTCAAAACAACGCCCAGACCCTGGCGGACCAGTTCGTCCACGACCGGGACGGTGTCACCGTCCGCGCCGGCGGCGCGGCCATGCAGTACGCGCAGATCAACAAGCAGAACCAGGACGACCTGCTGGTCATGGAGATGATCGCGCTGCCGCTGAGCTTCCTGGTGCTGATCTGGGTGTTCGGCGGGTTGCTGGCCGCCGCGCTGCCGATGGCGCTGGGTGCGCTGGCCGTCGTCGGTTCGATGTCGGTGTTGCGGCTAGTCACCTTCACCACCGAGGTGTCGATCTTCGCCCTCAACCTCAGCACCGCCCTGGGCCTGGCGCTGGCCATCGACTACACGCTGCTCATCGTCAGCCGCTACCGCGACGAACTGGCCGACGGCCACGACCGCGACGAGGCGCTCATCCGGACGATGGCCACCTCCGGGCGCACGGTGCTGTTCTCCGCGGTCACCGTGGCGCTGTCGATGTCGGCGACGGTGGCCTTCCCGATGTACTTCCTCAAGTCGTTCGCCTACGCCGGGGTGGCCACCGTCGCCTTCGTCGCCACCGCCTCGATCGTGATCACCCCCGCGGCGATCGTGCTGCTGGGCGACCGGCTGGACGCGTTCAATGTGCGGCGGCTCTTGCGGCGAACGCTCCGGCGGCCCGAACCGGCGCGCAAGCCCGTCGAGCAACAGTTCTGGTATCGGTCGAGCAAGTTCGTGATGCGCCGCTGGGCGCCGATCGGGCTGGCCGTCGTGGGCCTGCTCCTGCTGCTCGGGCTGCCGTTCTTCTCGGTGAAGTGGGGGTTCCCGGACGACCGGGTGCTTCCGCGCTCGGCGTCGGCACATCAGGTCGGGGACCGGTTGCGCAGCGACTTCGCCGACGACTCCGCGACATCGGTGCCCGTCGTCATCCCCGATGCCTCCGGCCTGAACCCGGGGGACTTCGACACCTACGCCGCCGACCTCTCGCGGGTGCCCGACGTCGCGGCGGTCTCCGCGCCCGGGGGCACCTTCACGGCCGGAAACCGGGTGGGGCCGCCGTCCGGGGCGACAGGGCTGGCCCAGGGCAGCGCCTTCCTGACCGTCAGCAGTACGGCGCCGCTGTTCTCCGCGGCGAACGACGCCCAGCTCGCGCGGTTGCACGGCGTTCCCGGCCCGGCCGGCCGGGCCGTCGAGATGGGCGGGGTGGCGCAGGTCAACCGTGACAGCGTCGACGCGGTGACCGAACGGCTCCCGCTGGTCCTCGGGCTGATGGCCGCGATCACCTTCGTGCTGCTGTTCCTGCTGACCGGCAGCGTGCTGCTACCGGTGAAGGCGCTCGCGTGCAACTTCCTGTCGCTGACCGCGGCCTTCGGCGCGCTGGTGTGGATCTTCCAGGACGGCCATCTCGGTGCGCTCGGCACCACGCCGAGCGGGACGCTGGTGGCCAACATGCCGGTGTTGCTGTTCTGCATCGCCTTCGGGCTGTCGATGGACTACGAGGTGTTCCTGCTCTCCCGGATCCGGGAGTACTGGCTGGCGTCCGGCGCCGCCCGGCCCGCCACGCCGTCCCCGAAGCAGGCCCACGCCGCCAACGACGAGAGCGTGGCCCTCGGTGTCGCCCGCACCGGCCGGGTGATCACCGCGGCCGCGTTGGTGATGTCGATGTCGTTTGCCGCGCTGATCGCCGCCCACGTCTCGTTCATGCGGATGTTCGGGCTGGGCCTGGTGCTGGCCGTGTTCGCCGACGCCACCCTGGTGCGGATGGTGGTCGTCCCGGCCTTCATGCACGTGATGGGCCGCTGGAATTGGTGGGCGCCGAAGCCCCTGGCGTGGCTGCACGATCGGTTCGGCATCAGCGAAGGGGCGGAACCGGCGCGCCGCGAGCCGATCCCGGGGCCGGTTCCCGGGGCAGCGCTCGCCGAGCCGGTGCCCAATATCGGTTAA
- a CDS encoding class I SAM-dependent methyltransferase, translating to MTTVVDNPFFARVWPVVASHEAESIRVLRRENLAGLSGRVLEVGAGIGTNFPHYPASVDEVIAVEPEPRLAARARAAADAAPARVIVSGETAESLSGSEPFDAVVCSLVLCSVRDPGAVLGRLYSLLRPGGELRYLEHIASAGARGRFQRFVDATLWPRLFGNCHTHRDTERSIIEAGFEVDTSRREWTLPAWAPMPVSELLLGRARRPA from the coding sequence ATGACAACGGTGGTCGACAATCCCTTCTTCGCGCGCGTCTGGCCCGTCGTCGCCAGCCATGAAGCCGAGTCGATCCGGGTGCTGCGACGGGAGAACTTGGCCGGCTTGTCCGGCCGGGTGCTGGAAGTCGGCGCGGGGATCGGGACGAACTTTCCGCACTACCCGGCGTCGGTGGACGAGGTGATCGCGGTGGAGCCCGAACCGCGGCTGGCGGCGCGGGCCCGCGCCGCGGCCGACGCCGCGCCCGCCCGCGTGATCGTTTCCGGCGAGACGGCCGAAAGCCTCAGCGGCTCCGAGCCGTTCGACGCGGTGGTGTGCTCGCTGGTGCTGTGCTCGGTGCGTGACCCCGGGGCCGTGCTGGGGCGCCTGTACTCGTTGCTGCGGCCGGGCGGGGAACTGCGCTACCTCGAGCACATCGCCAGTGCCGGTGCGCGGGGCCGCTTTCAGCGTTTCGTCGATGCGACGTTGTGGCCCCGGCTGTTTGGCAACTGCCACACCCATCGCGACACCGAACGCTCGATCATCGAGGCGGGATTCGAAGTCGACACCTCGCGGCGGGAGTGGACGCTGCCGGCCTGGGCGCCGATGCCGGTGTCCGAGCTGCTGCTGGGCCGCGCGCGCCGGCCCGCCTGA
- a CDS encoding SIR2 family NAD-dependent protein deacylase, giving the protein MRVAVLSGAGISAESGVPTFRDDKNGLWARFDPYELSSTQGWRDNPQRVWGWYLWRHYLVAEVQPNAGHRAIAAWQDDAQVTVITQNVDDLHERAGSDSVHHLHGSLFEFRCARCAVPYSGALPQMPEPALEVEPPQCDCGGLIRPDIVWFGEQLPDGPWQRAVEATESADVMVVVGTSAIVYPAAGLAELALVRGAAVIEVNPEVTPLSANATLSIRESASQALPGLLQRLPALLK; this is encoded by the coding sequence ATGCGCGTAGCGGTGCTCAGCGGCGCGGGGATCTCCGCGGAAAGCGGTGTGCCGACGTTCCGCGACGACAAGAACGGGTTGTGGGCCCGCTTCGATCCCTACGAGCTGTCCAGCACGCAAGGGTGGCGCGACAACCCTCAGCGCGTCTGGGGCTGGTATCTGTGGCGGCATTACCTCGTGGCCGAGGTGCAACCCAACGCGGGTCATCGCGCCATCGCCGCCTGGCAAGACGATGCACAGGTCACCGTCATCACCCAGAACGTCGATGACCTGCACGAGCGCGCCGGCAGCGACTCCGTCCACCACCTGCACGGGAGCTTGTTCGAATTCCGTTGTGCGCGATGCGCTGTGCCGTACAGCGGCGCGCTGCCGCAGATGCCCGAACCGGCGCTCGAGGTGGAGCCCCCGCAATGTGATTGCGGCGGCCTGATCCGGCCCGACATCGTGTGGTTCGGTGAACAGTTGCCCGACGGGCCGTGGCAGCGCGCGGTCGAGGCGACCGAGTCTGCCGACGTGATGGTGGTGGTCGGGACGTCGGCGATCGTCTATCCGGCGGCCGGGCTCGCGGAGCTGGCGCTGGTGCGCGGCGCCGCCGTCATCGAGGTCAATCCCGAAGTCACGCCGCTATCGGCCAACGCCACCCTCAGCATCCGCGAGTCGGCCAGCCAGGCGTTGCCCGGACTGCTGCAGCGGCTGCCCGCTCTGCTGAAGTAA
- a CDS encoding GntR family transcriptional regulator: protein MELGDWLRVDVKAGKPLFDQLRTQVIDGVRDGALPPGTRLPTVRDLAGQLGVAVNTVARAYRELETAAIIETRGRFGTFIARYDPTDAAMAAAAREYVRVARGLGLDKADALRYIESVPDE, encoded by the coding sequence GTGGAGTTGGGTGACTGGTTGCGGGTCGACGTGAAGGCGGGCAAGCCGCTGTTCGACCAGCTCAGGACGCAGGTGATCGACGGCGTCCGCGATGGCGCGCTGCCGCCGGGCACCCGCCTGCCCACCGTGCGGGACCTGGCCGGCCAACTCGGGGTCGCGGTCAACACCGTGGCTCGTGCCTACCGCGAGCTGGAGACCGCCGCCATCATCGAAACCCGGGGCCGCTTCGGCACATTCATCGCCCGCTACGACCCGACCGACGCCGCCATGGCGGCCGCGGCCCGCGAGTACGTCCGGGTGGCGCGCGGACTCGGGTTGGACAAGGCCGACGCCCTGCGCTACATCGAATCGGTGCCCGACGAGTAG
- a CDS encoding DUF1697 domain-containing protein, whose translation MTKYAAFLRGVNVGGVNLKMAEVAAALTDAAFTAVRTVLASGNVVLESSAGVAAVRKKAEAALRERFGYDAWVLAYDLGTVRDVVDAYPFERDAKGYQSYVTFVADQAMLDELAALGKDAGPSERISRGDGVVYWQVPKGSTLDSTIGKTMGKARYKSSTTTRNLRTLDKVLR comes from the coding sequence ATGACCAAGTACGCGGCGTTTCTGCGTGGCGTCAACGTGGGGGGTGTCAATCTCAAGATGGCCGAGGTGGCGGCCGCGCTGACCGATGCGGCCTTCACCGCGGTGCGAACCGTGTTGGCCAGCGGCAACGTCGTGCTGGAGTCATCGGCCGGCGTGGCGGCGGTGCGTAAAAAGGCCGAAGCCGCGTTGCGCGAGCGGTTCGGCTACGACGCCTGGGTGCTCGCCTATGACCTCGGCACCGTGCGCGACGTGGTCGACGCCTATCCGTTCGAGCGCGACGCCAAGGGGTACCAGTCCTACGTCACGTTCGTCGCCGATCAGGCGATGCTCGACGAGCTCGCCGCGCTCGGTAAGGACGCCGGCCCGAGCGAGAGGATCAGCCGCGGCGACGGCGTGGTCTACTGGCAGGTCCCCAAGGGCAGCACCCTGGACAGCACGATCGGCAAGACGATGGGCAAGGCGCGCTACAAGTCGTCGACTACGACGCGCAACCTGCGCACGCTCGACAAGGTGCTGCGCTGA
- a CDS encoding PPOX class F420-dependent oxidoreductase: protein MGRQVFDDKLLALISGHSLGVLATIKRDGRPQLSNVSYHFDPRSMAIQVSITEPRAKTRNLRRDPRASILVDADDGWSYAVAEGTAELTPPAAAPGDSTVEALIALYRNIAGEHPDWGEYRQAMVTDRRVLLTLPISHLYGMPPGMR, encoded by the coding sequence ATGGGACGCCAAGTCTTCGACGACAAGCTGCTGGCCTTGATAAGCGGGCATTCCCTCGGGGTGCTGGCCACCATCAAGCGCGACGGGCGGCCGCAGCTGTCGAACGTGAGCTACCACTTCGACCCCCGCAGCATGGCGATCCAGGTGTCGATCACCGAGCCGCGCGCCAAAACTCGCAACCTGCGCCGGGACCCCCGGGCGTCGATCCTGGTCGACGCCGACGACGGGTGGTCGTACGCCGTCGCCGAGGGCACCGCCGAACTGACACCCCCGGCCGCCGCGCCCGGTGACAGCACCGTGGAGGCGTTGATTGCCTTGTACCGCAACATCGCCGGCGAACATCCGGATTGGGGCGAATACCGTCAGGCGATGGTCACCGATCGGCGGGTGCTGCTGACGTTGCCGATCTCCCACCTGTACGGCATGCCCCCCGGCATGCGCTAG
- a CDS encoding DUF5302 domain-containing protein, whose translation MAASNARQGSPSSKSSGAFESPGSDEDTKRRFREALDRKMAKSSNGSDHKDGAGKQSRAHGAAGNRREFRRKSG comes from the coding sequence ATGGCCGCATCGAATGCCCGGCAGGGTTCACCGTCGTCCAAGTCTTCGGGGGCTTTTGAATCGCCCGGGTCGGACGAGGACACCAAGCGCAGGTTCCGCGAAGCCCTCGACCGCAAGATGGCGAAATCCTCGAACGGATCCGACCACAAAGACGGCGCCGGCAAGCAGTCGCGGGCGCACGGCGCGGCGGGAAACCGCCGCGAATTCCGCCGCAAGAGCGGCTGA
- a CDS encoding nuclear transport factor 2 family protein — MVVDEARLELMLARDELHALVTSYCRAVDRADYEGLREMYHPDATDSHGSFSTGGVEQFIAQLQAAEPYVRVSQHNITRTNFVIEGQRARGEIYCLVFHTFAGPEHDVDVIIGGRYLDEYTKHDGRWKFGKRTIVADWAYRNDPSQVDFEHPSTRGSLRGKPGQDDPSIPLFSPPSG; from the coding sequence GTGGTGGTGGATGAGGCCCGATTAGAGCTGATGCTGGCCCGTGACGAACTGCACGCGCTCGTCACGTCCTACTGCCGGGCCGTCGACCGCGCCGATTATGAAGGCCTGCGGGAGATGTATCACCCCGACGCGACGGACTCGCACGGCTCGTTCTCGACGGGCGGCGTCGAACAGTTCATCGCGCAGTTGCAGGCCGCGGAGCCGTATGTGCGTGTCTCCCAACACAACATCACCAGGACGAATTTCGTGATCGAGGGCCAGCGGGCCCGCGGCGAGATTTACTGCCTGGTGTTTCACACCTTCGCCGGTCCCGAGCACGACGTCGACGTCATCATCGGCGGCCGGTACCTGGACGAGTACACCAAACACGACGGCCGCTGGAAGTTCGGTAAACGCACCATCGTGGCGGACTGGGCCTACCGGAACGACCCGTCCCAAGTGGACTTCGAACATCCCAGCACCCGCGGCAGCCTGCGCGGCAAGCCGGGCCAGGACGACCCCTCGATACCCCTGTTCTCCCCGCCCAGCGGCTAG
- a CDS encoding HhH-GPD-type base excision DNA repair protein: MKLWLAQDPEADALLDENPLALLIGMVLDQQVPFETAFSGPKKIADRMGGFGAHEIAEYDPDKFAALCSERPAIHRFPGSMAKRIQTLAQIIVDRYDGDAAGLWTAGDPDGAELLRRIKGLPGFGDVKAQIFLALLGKQYGVTPKGWRAAAGQFGKSGTHISVADIVDAQSMGAVRAYKKQMKAAAKAAK; the protein is encoded by the coding sequence GTGAAACTGTGGCTGGCTCAAGATCCCGAGGCCGACGCGCTGCTGGACGAGAACCCCCTGGCGCTGCTCATCGGGATGGTTCTCGATCAGCAGGTGCCGTTCGAGACCGCCTTTTCGGGGCCGAAGAAGATCGCGGACCGCATGGGCGGCTTCGGCGCTCACGAAATCGCCGAGTACGACCCGGACAAGTTCGCCGCGCTGTGCTCGGAACGGCCTGCGATACACCGTTTTCCGGGGTCGATGGCCAAACGCATCCAGACGCTGGCCCAGATCATCGTGGACCGCTACGACGGTGACGCCGCGGGCTTGTGGACCGCGGGTGACCCCGACGGCGCGGAGTTGCTGCGGCGCATCAAGGGCCTGCCCGGTTTCGGCGACGTCAAGGCGCAGATCTTTCTGGCGCTGCTGGGCAAGCAATACGGCGTGACGCCGAAAGGCTGGCGAGCGGCGGCCGGGCAGTTCGGCAAGTCGGGCACGCACATCTCCGTCGCCGATATCGTCGACGCCCAGTCGATGGGCGCGGTGCGTGCCTATAAGAAGCAGATGAAGGCGGCAGCCAAAGCGGCGAAGTAG
- a CDS encoding DUF1059 domain-containing protein, whose translation MKTHITCPCGEAIVGKDEDELVELTQAHLASDHPGLEYDRDAILFMAY comes from the coding sequence GTGAAGACACACATCACGTGTCCGTGCGGCGAGGCCATTGTCGGTAAGGACGAGGACGAACTGGTCGAACTGACCCAGGCTCATCTCGCCAGCGATCACCCCGGCCTCGAGTACGACCGCGACGCGATCCTGTTCATGGCGTACTAA
- a CDS encoding mannosyltransferase produces MAKVGRIDTISAAPAAPLTQRLANRLVAAAPILLIVSVAARLAWTYLAPNGANFVDLHVYLGGAAALDHPGTLYSYVYADQTPDFPLPFTYPPFAAVVFYPLHLLPFGLVAFLWQLATIAALYGALRISQRLTGVAAGPRARRLAMAWTAITIWIEPLRSTFDYGQVNVLLMTAVLWAVYTTRWWLSGLLVGAAAGIKLTPAISGVYLAGARRWAAAVFSAVVFVATIGISAVVVGDQARYYFTDLLGDAHRVGPIATSFNQSWRGAISRILGHDVGFGPPLVLALVVTAVLAVLAWRALDASDQLGRLIVVELFGLLLSPISWTHHWVWLVPLMIWAIHGTGRTLRGARIAGWGWLALTVIGVPWLLSFAQPTIWEISRPWYLAWAGLIYTVAAVATLIWIAVTGSRASGARPGERAEPSR; encoded by the coding sequence ATCGCTAAAGTCGGGCGGATAGACACCATCTCGGCCGCCCCGGCGGCGCCCCTCACCCAGCGGTTGGCGAATCGCCTCGTCGCGGCCGCGCCGATCCTGCTCATCGTCAGCGTCGCGGCGCGGCTGGCCTGGACATACCTGGCTCCCAACGGCGCGAACTTCGTCGACCTGCACGTCTACCTCGGCGGAGCCGCCGCGCTCGATCATCCCGGCACGCTGTACAGCTACGTCTACGCCGACCAGACTCCGGATTTCCCGCTGCCGTTCACCTACCCGCCCTTCGCGGCCGTCGTCTTCTACCCGCTGCACCTGCTGCCGTTCGGGCTCGTCGCGTTTCTGTGGCAGCTCGCGACCATCGCCGCGCTGTACGGCGCGCTCCGGATCAGCCAGCGCCTGACGGGCGTGGCGGCCGGCCCGCGCGCCCGCCGACTCGCGATGGCGTGGACGGCGATCACCATCTGGATCGAGCCGCTGCGCAGCACATTCGACTACGGCCAGGTCAATGTGCTGCTCATGACCGCGGTGCTGTGGGCGGTCTACACCACGCGGTGGTGGCTGTCGGGGCTACTGGTCGGCGCGGCCGCCGGAATCAAGTTGACCCCCGCCATCTCCGGGGTCTACCTGGCCGGGGCCCGGCGGTGGGCCGCGGCGGTGTTCTCGGCGGTCGTTTTCGTTGCCACCATTGGGATTTCGGCCGTGGTCGTCGGCGATCAGGCCCGCTACTACTTCACCGACCTGCTCGGCGACGCCCACCGGGTGGGTCCCATCGCCACGTCGTTCAATCAGTCCTGGCGCGGCGCCATCTCGCGGATCCTGGGCCACGACGTCGGTTTCGGGCCGCCGCTGGTCCTCGCCCTCGTCGTCACCGCGGTGCTGGCCGTCCTGGCCTGGCGCGCGCTGGACGCCTCCGATCAGCTGGGCAGGCTGATCGTGGTCGAGTTGTTCGGGCTGCTGCTGTCGCCGATTTCCTGGACCCACCACTGGGTGTGGCTGGTGCCGCTGATGATCTGGGCGATCCACGGCACCGGGCGCACGCTGCGCGGCGCGCGGATCGCCGGCTGGGGGTGGTTGGCGCTCACCGTGATCGGCGTGCCGTGGTTGCTGAGCTTCGCTCAGCCGACCATCTGGGAGATCAGCCGCCCGTGGTATCTGGCCTGGGCCGGGCTGATCTACACCGTGGCGGCGGTGGCGACGCTGATCTGGATCGCGGTCACCGGCAGCCGCGCCAGCGGCGCCAGGCCCGGCGAACGGGCCGAGCCCTCCCGCTAG
- a CDS encoding 4a-hydroxytetrahydrobiopterin dehydratase, which produces MAVLTDEQVDAALPDLDGWERADGALRRSIKFGSFLAGIDAVRRVAEHAESKDHHPDIDIRWRTVTFALVTHSEGGITQNDVDMARDINGIVDN; this is translated from the coding sequence ATGGCTGTGTTAACGGATGAACAGGTAGACGCCGCACTGCCCGATCTGGACGGATGGGAACGTGCCGACGGCGCCCTGCGCCGCTCGATCAAATTCGGAAGCTTCCTGGCCGGCATCGACGCGGTGCGCCGCGTGGCCGAGCACGCGGAAAGCAAGGATCACCACCCGGACATCGATATTCGGTGGCGGACAGTGACTTTCGCTCTCGTCACCCACTCCGAGGGCGGCATCACCCAAAACGACGTCGATATGGCCCGCGACATCAACGGGATCGTCGACAACTAG
- a CDS encoding (deoxy)nucleoside triphosphate pyrophosphohydrolase translates to MPTQIVVAGALICDARVLVAQRVHPPELAGRWELPGGKVAPGETERDALARELAEELGLVTGDVAVGDRLGADIPVDGGITLRAYRVHLLSGRPDAREHRALRWITAAELHDLDWVPADRGWLPDLAGVL, encoded by the coding sequence ATGCCGACCCAGATCGTCGTCGCCGGCGCCCTCATCTGCGACGCGCGCGTCCTGGTGGCACAGCGCGTCCACCCGCCGGAGCTCGCCGGTCGCTGGGAGCTGCCCGGCGGCAAGGTCGCACCCGGCGAGACCGAGCGCGACGCGCTGGCCCGCGAGCTGGCCGAGGAGTTGGGTTTGGTGACGGGCGACGTCGCGGTGGGCGACCGGCTCGGCGCGGACATCCCGGTGGACGGCGGCATCACGCTGCGCGCGTACCGGGTGCATTTGCTCAGCGGCCGTCCGGACGCGCGTGAGCACCGCGCCTTGCGCTGGATCACGGCGGCTGAGCTGCACGATCTCGACTGGGTCCCGGCCGATCGGGGCTGGTTGCCGGATCTGGCCGGCGTCCTGTGA